A stretch of DNA from Aspergillus flavus chromosome 3, complete sequence:
TTTTGCTTCAATCGCTTAACGCTTGTACGTATGGAGTATATTCCGAATGGATTGAGGTATTCAAACAGAGTTCATGTGTGTGTGTCCGTGTCCTAAAACTACCTCACCTCCGAGATTTAACTCACTCCATGGATGGTAGTTCATATGCATGCGGATGGCATGAATGATAACCTACCATACCTAAACAGACAGACTACTACCCTATTCAACCTAAATTGCCTATTTTGTCTATCACCTAATGCTCCCCTCaacttcccctccccctcgATTCACTCCAGGGCTTCGTATAAGCAAGGCAAAACCACCACCTCGCCGcatgtatgcatgtatgtatgtacatgctaCCAAAAGAATGGAGTACGCGGCCGGCATTTGCAGCATGAATCACACAGCACCATGAGGGGGAAATAGGAATGTTCGTCAAAGCTCCTAACACCTATGCAGCTCTCTGTATGCACGTGCTCCATACCGAAGGACGGACATGCCACTACATGATCTCGCAGGCTGGCTTTTTTCCATCGTAGCCTCAGAGAGTCAAACCGGAATAGTAAAAAGTAAGGTAAAGTTACCAGAGTCAGGTGGATGGGCGTGCGAATCAGAGGTCCTCGAAGGAGTATTACCGGTATTACCGCCGTCACTGCAGCCCGCAAGCACACTGCAGGTTGCCAGGAGGCCaactcatcatcctccccGAGCCAATGGGCCAATCGCTGTGCGCGAAGCTTCGGGACTGGAGTCTTGGCCTTTACTGGACTTTGTGATGGTCTGCTGAGGAATGCGTGCTGggattattattttttattctttttatggATTTCAATTTTGTGTTTATTTTCGATCATTATAGATTTCTTAATGGTTTTGTTGATTTATTGTCTTTCATATCTCTGTAGCTCTTGTGTATACATCTATCTTCAGGACAATACAGTACGGCTCGGTAATCTTCGGGAGGCTTGAACTTCGATGGGTTGGGAATGGAAGAATCCGACAAAGGACTCCgtaaaatagagaaaaagggacagaaaatcaatcaatcagtgTACAGCAAGTGGAGCTTCAGAACTAAGAGAGGACCCACCAACCCAGCACTACTTTCTCACTGGGAGCTTTTTTATCTCCAGTCGGCCAGCGAGAAAGTCTCCCCCACGGAACGGGTATACCCTTTGACGCATCTTTGTGatctccctcttccccgCTACCTTGAAACACACCCAACTCTCAAGGGCTCACGGCGAACCTTGGTCGCTGCATCTAAGCTCAAGTCTTGGCGTTGCCTGCGCCAGTGGATTTTTTTACATTTTTCTGACCCTTTCTGACTTTCTGCCCACGCTTTCCTGCTTTGGTGCTGGTTGCCCCCTCCAGACACACTACTTGCTAGAGACACGGCACAAACTGTCTCCCCCGCCGCGCCCCCTTTACACTAAACATTCAGCATTGGCTGTGAGGGAGCTTTCTTTCCCTAGTGCTAGTGGTCGACATCTCTTGTGTTCAGCCCACCGCCCCTGATGATTATTCGCGCACACACTCCCTCACACACCACACAGACGACAAGTACTATGTGACATACGGTGTACGTACGCGTGTAATCGGACTCCAtacctctctctctcctgaGAGGGTATCCGTAGTTTTAGCCAGAGGATGCTTTTTCGACTCCATATGTCTTTTACTTCACTGTCTCTGCGGAAAACCCACATTGattccctcctttttttttattatgatattttgttttatttatttatttttttttattatcgATTCTCATGTTCCTTTCGGCTCCGTCCTGTATGGCTAACCAAACATCACCGACGCCTTTTATTAGATagtactactccgtagagtCATGATGTTATCGTAGCTTACGCACAGCCTATAGAATCCAATCCAAATaggaaagaataagaatgatTGCTACTATACTTTTCCGATGCCGGAGTTTCAGATGTTTCCCCTATGCCTCCTACTCCCCTGCTTTCGTTCAGATTGAGAGGGAGTCTTGGGGTTGGTTAATTTATCGCGATTTGTCATGGATCTTACTTCTGAAACAGATGTCGTTTAATTTTCAAGTCTaattctctttttccttctttctttttaagATTATCATAATGAGTAAACAATATTACAATGAGGATTATGATGTTCatgttgaagacgatggaatTTGCCCATGGgtaaaaatagaaaataagcAATTGGGTTTTTTGGTTTTAATTTCCCGTGAAATTAGGGTGTTAGACTTTTTGGAGAACTAAGGGAAATGAGTTCTTTCCTATAATTCGAGATTATAGAGAGAGTGGGTGTGAGGATTGGAGATGTGTAGGAAACAATATTCAATAtggataaaaaaaaataaaataaaataagcaaatatttagatagtaaAATAACCactttcccctctctcttacatagaggagaaaagaaaaataagagagaaaaaaaaaaaaagaaaaagaaaaattcaaaccacaaaaccaaaaaaaccaaaaccaaggaaagccaaaaaaGACCCATCGAAACCTTGGGGGTCACCCGAGGAACTGGTTCCTATTTGGAGATTGAGAAAAGTCCACACTGACTTTGGGACTAAAAAAGcaattaatattattttccTCGTTTTTctgatttaaaaaataaaaaaagtagaaaataatatttattattattattgtaaaatattattatttttttttaacacTGGCGCCGTTTCGAAGCCTAAGCGGCCCAGAGTAACGATCTGCAACCGTCTCCGACGGGACGTCGTCAGTGGCACTAAAACCCATCACCAACACGGCAACGACAGGGCTTCCCTTCGTCCCTGCGCTTCATCACTCATGCTGCGATCCTGTATTTGCTCATAAGCTTCGCCGATCCCCTTCGGGCCCTTCCCCAGActgtctttcattcttcctgTCTATCGGGTTTCAGGGCCTTTCTTTTACTCTGTCTCTGGATCTATTTGTTCCTGGCTCCCTCCCGCCGAAAGATTATCACTATTTACTTCTACTTCTACCATCGActcccttccttcttctctctacCTTTGCGCTGATCAGTCTCAATTGATCTTCACCCTTCCTACTCCCCTTTCTTCCATATCGTGCCCCTCACCGTACCTGTCAATCATACCCAGACTTCTCTTGTTCTACTTGGCTTCGATCATCCTGCCCTTGATCGTCCTTGTTACCCACGTTGGTTTGAATTGCTGAGGGGATATTGTCCACGGCAACACCAATCGCGCAATAACAAAACACGAGCTGAGAGACTATCTCTGTGACAAAACTATTCTCCATGACTATGGTTATTGAAAACCAGAACCGCCAATACGGCGGGATGGGCTTTGACAGTGTTTACCACCACAACACGCCGCAGTTCACTGACCCGTGGACCGCTGCCCACACCACGTCGCATTCGACGCCTCCTGTCTACGCGACATCCATGGCATCCAATCCGATCCTGAACCACCCCAAACAGGAGGAAGTGAGCCGCCCATCCCCCCTCTCCATGCCCTACTCGAGCATCCCCGTCTCCGCACCTTCGATGGTCACCAGCAGCACATACTCGACTACGCCTGCGACTAGCTACCCAGCACCAGAAGTGATGGGTCTTCACCACGATTTGCCTCGCACGTCTTTCGAACAGACTCCTGCCTACACGACTGCTTCGTCCATGAGCAGTTTCGCGCCAGCCAGCTATGCGCCAATCAGCTACGCCCCCCTGCACCACCAGGATAGCCGCCGGATATCACATGCGTAAGAGCCCCAGCCACAAAACTTTTGCGCGTCTTGGAATTTGGAACTGTACTTACACTTTTCTCATTTATAGTGATCCCCGTGCCAGCCAATCACAGCCTTCTTCGGCTCCTACATTCGGTGACGCCCTTGACGCCAGTCGCGGAATGGTCGCACTCAGCCAGGACTTGACTCCCCGTAACATTTACGCTCCTCGCAACGGCCGGGGCTCTGGAGATTCATATGGATTCCCTTCCGCACActcttctggttcttcgaTCTCCTCCGGGGGCAGCTACCCATACTACAGCGCTTCAGTCGCATCCGTCGAGTCTTCTGTGACCGACTACAGCTCCACGACTTCCGAGTCCTACGAGAACGGACACTTGTCGCGGACTCTTCCTCGCCCATCGAACCTCCTGACTGGTAGCGCTCCCCCGGGACCCCAGTCCATGATGAGCCAGTTCAGTTCGAAAATGCCCTCCAACACTCAGAAGAAGCACAGGTGCAAGGTGTGCGACAAGCGCTTCACCCGCCCCTCATCTTTGCAGACCCACATGTACAGTCACACTGGTGAAAAGCGTAAGTTCTAAGAAACCTTGTTAGCACGGAAGCgatactaatattttttatatacagCTTTCGCCTGTGATGTAGAGGGCTGCGGTCGACACTTTTCCGTTGTTTCCAACCTTCGTCGGCACAAGAAGGTTCACAAGGGCGAGAAGGAAGGCGCCTCGGGTGACGAAGAATAAACAAATCTCGTACTCGCTCGACCTTCTTTTCTACTGCCCTTCCCTTGAGCCTTGTCCTCGCGCAAAGCAACGAAGAGTTTCCGATTGAGATGCTCAACGGACTGCGCTGCGCAAccttatattttctttcggAATGGGTTTTTCCCTTGTACAACAACTTCAATTTTCGtgacttctcttcttttatgTCTCCGCGACAACCGGAGAATTGATACCCCTTTTCAATTTTCGCTTTTCATTTTATCATGGATCGGCAGGACACGGCACAAGGGCAACGGGAATTCGCAATGATGTCTCTTTATTCCCCACGTTATGACCATAGAGGTACTGGTTGTTTTCCGGATGGTGATTCTACTTCTTTCTCTCGCTTAGACTAGGGttttggttttttcttttcctttgacATGAATCTTCAGATACCAACTGGGTTGTGACATGTTTTGACTTCTTTTCTGCGTTTCCGAGGCATCGCTTGTTTGGGGTCCGGAAAATATACGCAGCAGGCaatcgttttcttttcttttctttgtccccttttcttttttagagcatttcttttctttgctttcaaGGGGTGATGCTATGACCAGTAGCTATTTGGCTCGGGTTTTTACATATCGGGTGAAATTGAACGTGAAGGAACTGATACCCGTTGCAATTGAGCGGAGCATATATGGAATGGAATGTTGGGGATtcttgtttggtttggattTCAGCATAGACACAATGTGTCATCTACGGTCGCTACTACTATACCATATTATTGTCTAATACAGATTCGATCTGAAACCAGGATTTTTTCACATCCCTATAAATTTTTGTtagatgtatgtacatttaGATACCACGAACAAAGTTCAAATCcaataaaaagagaaagaaacccGGGAAAGCATGATGATCCACATacttggtcttcttctgtaAAGCAAACCTACACGAGTCAGCATATCAACTGTattgtactccggagtacggagtacaatgATTCATGTCAAGAATGCATGTCCGTTACAAGAAATGTCAGCCACCACTGATACTGAACTGTACAGTGGGATGCAAAAAGTTTGAAACTATCCATTTATTGCCTGATCTAACCGCCTTcctaattttactattttacACCGCAGAAACCTCGCAAAAACCATACCTGGGCCTGAATACTTAGTTTACAGGTTACCCAACTTAATAACCAGCATCTATCTCCTTCCTAGAAGCTATAAGTCGATGTGTAGATAGACGTGTGTAGGTTCAAATACTGAATTTGGTGGGTTAGTATATGGCGGTATGTAGGGCGGTCAAGCGGATGGTTTCAAACTTTTTGCATCCCACTGTAGTATGTCATGGACAGACTtcacatacggagtactgtacaCACATCCTCCATAACAAACTAACTAGACCGGAAATGCTCACATACCCACGACTCAGTAAGCCTTTTAATCTTTGAAGTACGAATACGTACGGTGAATTTGTACTTCAGTTAGAGGTTCTGCTTCTGGTGGATATGTACACGTTTGTTTGGAATATTAGGATGTAGACTAGACTATAAAGAACGAATCGTGCTCGTGGAAGTTGGATTGTGTCCATCTATGTACATTcatagtaatattattactttcCAGATGCcatatagatagatacatTGACACAACTAAACAGACATCCTCCAAACAAGCACACAAGCACATCATATCACCACGTCCATACAACAGCCACTCACACTCTCAAAGTTCACCAAAGGATAGAGATACCAAGAGAGcccaaaaatcaaaaacCAAGCAAACCCTCAACTCTTAAAAATCCCCTCCAACCTTGAGGGCAGGTATACACACCCCAAaggatataaagaaaaagggaaaaaaaagacatgCTCCTTGAGGGAGTCGAACCCTCGACTTCAGCTAGGCATGCGGAATCCGTACAACGGTGTTACCACATAAGAGCCACGCCATAACCACTAGGCCAAAGGAGCCGCATCTTACCCAGTGGCAAATCTTGTATGGCTTGTGTTTTcattgttttgcttttttagCTAGGTGAGGTGTGGTGGATTGAGTGGTTGTTTTACTTTGTTTTTTGGTTGTGTGTGTTTACTTTGGAGTTTGTGGTTGTGctttgttggggttggtttggtttggggtAGGGTGTTTTGGGTTGCGGGATATGGAGTCGTTTGGGGTATGGGTTTTTGGGGTTTGGGTCGTGTTGCTTTTATTAGGGTTGGTGTGTTAAGTTGTAGAGAGggtgttgattttgattgatcTGTTGGTTGTGGTGTTGTGATGTCTTTACATTGTGTATCCTGGATCTATATGCCTTCGGCTTCATGCTTGATGAGCCTATGTAGTGGTTGTATGTTTGTTCTTGGATGGAATCGTTTTGAACCGCTCATACCAAGCAACAGATGCTTACTGCATCTCCATAGTCCGAGTAGCTGGGGCATCATCAGATGTATCCTCCGACGAGTCACCACTCTGACCATGCAGTCCCAAAACAGCCACCTCATGCTCCTCCGAAAGATGATGAGCACCAACAAAGAACCCAGCAACAAGACTCACCCCCGCAAAAGCGACATACTAACGACACTGTCAGCAAGCATCACccatgtggaagaagagaggaacaAACCATAATCCACGTAGTCCGCAACGAACCAAACACCGCCTGCCGGACCACCTCCCTCTGATCCGCCGGAAGCGTCCCGATCAGCTGTATATTAGCCGTGACATTCGCGCCACCAAACCGACTCGCGAGCTCACTACCCAGAGATTGCACGAGGTTAGGACCTTCCTTCACCATCTGGTTCTGGAGCACGACTCCCCCGATAACCACCGAGATCGCTGTCGACATAGTGCGCACGAACCCTATTGTAGCGGTGGCTGTTGCGGTATTCTTGACGCCGACAATCGCCTGCAGAGCGAGCAGTGGGCCTTCGAAGTTCATGCCTATCCCTAGACCCGAGATAATCTGGAATCCGATGATCTTGCCCCAGTTAGCTGTTGCTTCGAGGTTGATGAGGAGTCCCGCTCCGAGGGTTAAGAGGCCAAGGCCGAGCCACATCGGGGGGATATATTGGCCCGTTTTCTGGATGAAAAGGCCCGTGAAAGCTCCTGAGAATGTGCAGGCAATGACGAAGGCTAGGAGATAGACCCCGGACATGATTGGGGTGGCGCCGAGGACGGCTTGGAAGTATAGTGGTAGGTAGTATGCCTCGCCCATGAAGATGAATCCGTGACAGAAGCAGACGACGAATGCGGCGATACCGGATCGGTGCTGGAAGAGGATTAGTGGTATTACTGGGTATTTGGCGAGTTTCCATTCGTTTAGGACGAATAGGCTCAGGACTACTATGCTGAACACGATGAGGCAGATGACTGTTGCTGAGTCCCAGGGGTGCGTGACACCGCCGAAGTCTAGGGCGAGGAGAAGcatgatgctgctgccgaTTACGAATAATGAGCCGATCCAGTCGACGGCCTTGAGACCGTCCCAGATTGGTGTGTGTGGGTTGTCGAGCTCGAGGGCTAACCATAGCAATAGGAATGCGAGACCGGTGATTGGTACTTAATTCGCAGTATCGACCAGTTAGTTAGCGATCTTTCCAACAAGATATTGGTGATGGGTAAGCAGAGAATGCCATACAGTTGATCCAGAAGCACCACCGCCAGCTGTTATGTGCCCCCTGGTTAGTGTGTTAAGAAGCTGATTGAGATCTTCAAGTAGTACTCACGTCGCTTTCTCCGTTAGCACGCCGCCTAATATGGGACCAATTCCGCTAGCCAAAGCCCAGTCTACGGATAGAAGACCAAAATATAGGCCTCGATCCCTGAGGGAGAACAAGTCACAGACACAGATATTGACCAACGTCATCAGCGCTGCTGCACCCAGGCCTTGCATAACACGACCAAACAGAAACAATGCCATCGTATTGGCTACAGAGCAGATCAAACTTCCCGCAAAGAAGATTGCATTTCCACAAAGCAGAAGCGGCTTTCTTCCCCAAATATCGGACAGCTTCCCCCACGAGGGAACGGAAGCTGTGTTGGCCAGTATGTAGGCACTTCCGATCCAAGTGTACCCTGAAGCTGAATGGAAATGGCCAGCAATAGAAGGCAGAGAGGTAGTGACGATAGTGGCATCTAACGCGGCCACAAATGTTCCGGCGCAAAGACATGACATGACAATAGAAATCTGAAGGAAACTTCGGCTAGAAGTATCTGTTGTAGCTTGAGGCTGGCTTGATGCCATTGTGGACGGCTGGGCAGGTTCTTTCGCCATGACCATTATACTCTTTTGATGAAGTAGTTCGGGCTGCTAGTTATTGTCGCAGCGTCATGGAAAGACAAATATGGATTTCCGCTGGCTCTTTAGACTTCGGTTGCCCGGGCAGTTTTGGTTTGTTCTGTCCCCAACAGTTGCAATCAGTATATTAGAGCAACAAATCCCACCAGTAAGCATGCACTGGTTCTCAGAGTTGCTTGTAGCTCTCCGACAGCAGCCGAGATGCAGTATAAACCGGATGTTGGCTCAAAGTTGTGAAGACTCGTACGAGAGGATAGGCCTGGCTCTTGCGCTGACCGCGTAAAATATCTCTAATGAGAGCTCTATCCTGAACAATGATATaagaaaaattgaaaagGGGATTATATATGGGGTATTCATGGTGTTGCGTTGTTTTCTGACAAAGGCAGGTCGTGTTCGTTTTCGTTCTCGTATCCGTTGTCGTATCGCTCCCATACTTTGTCCATGACTACAGTCTCACCATCGACTACACTCACGTCAGTTTCCTGACCACGAAAAACAAGGCAGGATTTGGTATCAGTAGCCTGTTCTTCTGACACTATAGCTGAATACGCGTGATTGTGGGGAGATACTCAGCCCATCGAGAGTGATCTATCTTTCCTGGGCTTCCGGTACGGGTGGTCTTTACATAGTCCTCAAGATGCCACCTCGACGGTCGCACAAGAAATCGCGAAATGGTTGCGATCAATGCAAGGAGAGGAGAGTAAAGGTACGAATTACCTATGTCCCAGCAGCGCCCTGGTGTCTCTTAATATCGAACACTTCCAAGATAACCGGTGGGTCCCATGAGCCATTTACACATACCCTAACCTGTCCGAACTAGTGCGACGAGAAACATCCGATATGCTCCAATTGCACCTCTCGGGAGCTCACTTGTACATATTTGAAGATCCCTATAGTCTCAGCTCCGGGACGCACCGCTCATGCAGTGACCGATCGCTCCCCAGACCCACCACATCAGGGACAATCGCAGCTAAAGAACCAGAACAAGCAACCTATGAGCTCCGTAGTATCTGCCGAGCCAAGCTTTGTCCTTCGTGATCTCGAACTCATGCACAAGTTCTCGACCGACACCTTCCGATGTCTATGTGGAGACCAGTCCGACATGGATGACTGGCAGGTCCTCATCCCCCAACAAGCATCTAAGCATACTTTCTTACTCCATGGCATCCTCGCACTGGCTTCCCTGCATATAGCAGCGACAGCTACAGAAACCACTCACGTGCTGTCGTATCTCGACACCGCGCTTCAATACTATAACATGTCATTCGTCCCATTCCGACAAGCGCTCGGTGCGCTCACCCCGGTAAACTGCGACGCAGTCTTCGCCCAGTCCGCTATAATAACCGTCATTGGTATCGCCTTACCGCGTCTTAATGCCCAGCATAGAGGTGAATGCTTTAGTATGATCGAGAACATGGTCTCCGTGTTCGAGCTCCTGCAAGGTTCGACTAAGGTCTCCCGTATCAGTCGACCGTGGCTTAAAGCCAGTATGTTTTCTAAGTACGACTTCTGGATGATAGAAACTGGGGACTTAGATTCTGAGGAGCTTGTTGCCATAGAGAAACTAAGCCGGTTGACTACCTGCATCGACGATGCCGAGCACGGTAGTGCTAATCGGGAGGCAATTGACCTGTTACGATCTTGTTTTGCTAAGTTTGCTCGTTCGTCTCACCCGGTGGCTATTCTTGCTTGGTTAGTCTATACTAAGAAGGAATTTATTGATGGGCTGCGGATGCGTCAGCCGGTTCCGTTATTGATTTTGATGCACTGGGGTGTGCTGTTAAATGAACTGGGGAGTCATTTCTGGTGGGCGATGGGGTGTGGTAGGGATTTGGTCACTGA
This window harbors:
- a CDS encoding MFS drug transporter, whose protein sequence is MVMAKEPAQPSTMASSQPQATTDTSSRSFLQISIVMSCLCAGTFVAALDATIVTTSLPSIAGHFHSASGYTWIGSAYILANTASVPSWGKLSDIWGRKPLLLCGNAIFFAGSLICSVANTMALFLFGRVMQGLGAAALMTLVNICVCDLFSLRDRGLYFGLLSVDWALASGIGPILGGVLTEKATWRWCFWINLPITGLAFLLLWLALELDNPHTPIWDGLKAVDWIGSLFVIGSSIMLLLALDFGGVTHPWDSATVICLIVFSIVVLSLFVLNEWKLAKYPVIPLILFQHRSGIAAFVVCFCHGFIFMGEAYYLPLYFQAVLGATPIMSGVYLLAFVIACTFSGAFTGLFIQKTGQYIPPMWLGLGLLTLGAGLLINLEATANWGKIIGFQIISGLGIGMNFEGPLLALQAIVGVKNTATATATIGFVRTMSTAISVVIGGVVLQNQMVKEGPNLVQSLGSELASRFGGANVTANIQLIGTLPADQREVVRQAVFGSLRTTWIMYVAFAGVSLVAGFFVGAHHLSEEHEVAVLGLHGQSGDSSEDTSDDAPATRTMEMQ
- the flbC gene encoding flbC, with the translated sequence MTMVIENQNRQYGGMGFDSVYHHNTPQFTDPWTAAHTTSHSTPPVYATSMASNPILNHPKQEEVSRPSPLSMPYSSIPVSAPSMVTSSTYSTTPATSYPAPEVMGLHHDLPRTSFEQTPAYTTASSMSSFAPASYAPISYAPLHHQDSRRISHADPRASQSQPSSAPTFGDALDASRGMVALSQDLTPRNIYAPRNGRGSGDSYGFPSAHSSGSSISSGGSYPYYSASVASVESSVTDYSSTTSESYENGHLSRTLPRPSNLLTGSAPPGPQSMMSQFSSKMPSNTQKKHRCKVCDKRFTRPSSLQTHMYSHTGEKPFACDVEGCGRHFSVVSNLRRHKKVHKGEKEGASGDEE
- a CDS encoding uncharacterized protein (expressed protein), producing MGLFWLSLVLVFLVLWFEFFFFFFFFSLLFFFSPLCKREGKVVILLSKYLLILFYFFLSILNIVSYTSPILTPTLSIISNYRKELISLSSPKSLTP
- a CDS encoding uncharacterized protein (expressed protein), with the translated sequence MGVRIRGPRRSITGITAVTAARKHTAGCQEANSSSSPSQWANRCARSFGTGVLAFTGLCDGLLRNACWDYYFLFFLWISILCLFSIIIDFLMVLLIYCLSYLCSSCVYIYLQDNTVRLGNLREA
- a CDS encoding C6 transcription factor, translated to MPPRRSHKKSRNGCDQCKERRVKCDEKHPICSNCTSRELTCTYLKIPIVSAPGRTAHAVTDRSPDPPHQGQSQLKNQNKQPMSSVVSAEPSFVLRDLELMHKFSTDTFRCLCGDQSDMDDWQVLIPQQASKHTFLLHGILALASLHIAATATETTHVLSYLDTALQYYNMSFVPFRQALGALTPVNCDAVFAQSAIITVIGIALPRLNAQHRGECFSMIENMVSVFELLQGSTKVSRISRPWLKASMFSKYDFWMIETGDLDSEELVAIEKLSRLTTCIDDAEHGSANREAIDLLRSCFAKFARSSHPVAILAWLVYTKKEFIDGLRMRQPVPLLILMHWGVLLNELGSHFWWAMGCGRDLVTELLAEIKSEDPVWEQALEWPRKMIGV